Proteins encoded by one window of Anopheles maculipalpis chromosome 2RL, idAnoMacuDA_375_x, whole genome shotgun sequence:
- the LOC126559090 gene encoding proteasome subunit beta type-3 yields MSILAYNGGCVVAMKGKNCVAIATDHRFGVQAQTIATDFEKVFEVNPHMYLGLVGLQTDILTVYQRLLFRKNLYEIRENRQMTPERFAAMLSNFLYEKRFGPYFIEPVIAGLDPKTYEPFICNMDLIGCPNLPNDFVVAGTCAEQLYGMCETLWKPDLEPNSLFEVISQALVNAFDRDAISGWGATVYIIEKEKITVKKLKTRMD; encoded by the coding sequence ATGTCTATTCTCGCGTACAACGGTGGCTGCGTGGTTGCGATGAAGGGCAAGAACTGTGTGGCCATTGCCACCGATCACCGGTTCGGCGTTCAGGCACAAACCATCGCGACAGACTTTGAGAAAGTGTTCGAAGTGAATCCACACATGTATCTCGGGCTGGTCGGCCTGCAAacagatatcctgacggtgtACCAGCGGTTGCTGTTCCGGAAAAATCTGTACGAAATCCGGGAGAACCGACAGATGACACCGGAACGGTTTGCGGCAATGCTTTCGAACTTCCTGTACGAGAAGAGGTTCGGACCGTACTTTATCGAGCCGGTCATTGCCGGCCTGGACCCGAAAACGTACGAACCGTTCATTTGCAACATGGACCTGATCGGGTGCCCAAATCTGCCGAACGATTTCGTGGTCGCGGGCACGTGTGCGGAACAGCTGTACGGTATGTGTGAAACGCTCTGGAAGCCGGACCTGGAACCGAACAGTCTGTTCGAGGTGATCTCCCAAGCGCTGGTGAACGCGTTCGATCGGGACGCAATCTCCGGTTGGGGCGCCACAGTGTACATCATCGAGAAGGAGAAGATAACGGTGAAGAAGCTAAAGACGCGCATGGATTAG
- the LOC126559898 gene encoding protein IWS1 homolog, which translates to MEQIIDNNDTSEDDAPIKIQNDSGTADKKQELYAQLDIVNSNQKGNIVEELPQQEEFVSDFDTMIERRKAERSRCRKRNKDHDCEKYEELVVQLLHRMRQAAIQDRLLNVANKPATKKIAILHQVMQLLIKKDLQHAFIYHNVLCVLTDWIAPLPNKALPCLQIRTGVLKLLLDFPTIEKCYLKQSGIGKAVMYLYKHPDETKDNRMRAHTLLAGWFRSIYNISTSFNEMSLEERRQQDLLQQVPCSKRSIPPVAVPANRLIIDPDFSLFTPKIVTKRPGDRAWSYRARVPCQSDKVYIVRPKSQIEFNHRSKQQLNRYQQCMKRFYDMKRKSMARPLVSLSIEGTKLRDF; encoded by the coding sequence ATGGAGCAAATAATAGATAACAACGATACAAGTGAGGACGATGCTCCCATCAAGATCCAGAACGATTCGGGTACAGCAGACAAAAAACAGGAGCTGTACGCACAATTAGACATTGTAAATAGTAACCAGAAAGGTAACATCGTGGAGGAGCTTCCGCAACAGGAGGAATTTGTGTCAGACTTCGATACTATGATAGAGCGCAGGAAAGCCGAACGGTCCCGGTGTCGTAAACGAAACAAAGATCATGACTGCGAAAAGTATGAGGAACTTGTAGTGCAACTACTGCACCGGATGAGGCAGGCTGCCATCCAGGATCGATTGCTAAACGTAGCAAACAAACCGGCCACTAAGAAGATAGCCATCCTGCACCAAGTCATGCAGCTGTTGATCAAGAAAGATCTCCAGCACGCCTTTATCTACCACAACGTGCTGTGCGTACTGACCGATTGGATCGCACCGCTTCCCAATAAAGCGCTGCCCTGCCTGCAAATCCGCACAGGTGTGCTGAAGCTGTTGCTTGATTTCCCAACGATCGAAAAATGCTACCTAAAACAGTCCGGAATAGGTAAAGCGGTAATGTATCTGTACAAACACCCAGACGAAACGAAAGATAACAGAATGCGTGCTCACACACTGCTCGCCGGCTGGTTTCGGTCGATTTATAACATCAGCACCAGCTTCAACGAGATGTCGCTGGAGGAACGTCGCCAGCAAGATCTGCTGCAGCAGGTACCATGCAGCAAGCGATCCATCCCACCGGTAGCCGTTCCTGCCAACCGATTGATTATCGATCCAGACTTTTCGCTGTTCACCCCAAAGATCGTCACCAAACGGCCCGGTGATAGAGCCTGGTCCTATCGGGCGCGTGTACCATGTCAATCGGACAAAGTGTACATCGTGCGACCGAAATCACAGATTGAATTCAACCATCGGTCAAAACAGCAGCTTAATCGCTACCAACAGTGTATGAAGAGGTTTTACGATATGAAACGTAAGAGCATGGCCCGTCCACTGGTAAGCCTATCCATTGAAGGCACTAAATTGCGAGACTTTTAA